One segment of Ipomoea triloba cultivar NCNSP0323 chromosome 12, ASM357664v1 DNA contains the following:
- the LOC115999184 gene encoding alpha-mannosidase: MGGFAGLVSAAVWVFFVVCSYGSTGASGYRRYSTGGGIVDGKLNVHLVAHSHDDVGWLKTIDQYYVGSNNSIQGACVENVLDSVFMSLLRDPNRKFVFAEMAFFNRWWVEQSPEIQEEVKKLVASGQFEFINGGWCMHDEAVCHYIDMIDQTTLGHQLIKSQFNITPRAGWQIDPFGHSAVQAYLFGAELGFDSVHFARIDYQDRAKRKDDKSLEVVWRGSKTFGSSSQIFTNAFPVHYSPPDGFHFEVHDDFVPVQDNPLLFDLNVEQRVNDFVNAALIQANVTRTNHIMWTMGDDFQYQYAESWFKQMDKLIHYVNKDGRVNALYSTPSIYTDAKHAANEAWPLKTDDYYPYADRENAYWTGFFTSRPAFKRYVRMLSGYYVAARQLEFWTGRKSTGPNTYSLADGLGIVQHHDAVTGTAKQHTTDDYAKRLAIGASESEIVVNSALSCLVNSKSNGKCKGGSTSSFDQCQLLNISYCPATEEDITEGKSLVIVAYNSLGWKRTDVIKIPVNDADLVVHDSMGKVIEAQYIELDNVTSNLREFYVEAYLGKSPKKAPKYWLLFPVSVPPLGFNSYFVSKASHKGSRNNGYISAIGLEKNETVEIGPGNLKLSFSLASGQLTRIFNSKTGVDIPVQQSYLWYASSSGGEDQQPSGAYIFRPESSTPNIVSRSVELKVIRGPLVDEVHQQFNSWISQVIRVYKDKEHAEFEFTVGPIPTDDSEGKEVITKMTTNMVTDKVFYTDSNGRDFLKRVRDFRSDWPLEVNQPVAGNYYPINLGIYTVDDKSEFSVLVDRATGGGSIEDGEIELMLHRRTIYDDSRGVGEALDETVCVGGLCNGLSIRGNYYVSVNQLGAGSHWRRTTGQEIYSPLLLAFGHANPEEWKASHSTKATMMDPNYSLPPNVALITLQELADGGVLLRFAHLYEAGEDADYSSVAKVELKKMFPAKNIKALKEMSLSANQLKSEMKRMSWKVEGDKGKEPTPIRGGPVDMSSLVVELGPMEIRTFVLSF; encoded by the exons ATGGGGGGATTTGCTGGTTTAGTTTCAGCTGCAGTTTGGGTTTTCTTTGTTGTGTGTTCATATGGGAGCACTGGGGCTAGTGGGTACAGAAGATACAGCACTGGGGGTGGCATTGTTGATGGCAAATTGAATGTGCATTTGGTGGCTCACTCCCATGATGATGTTGGCTGGTTGAAGACCATCGATCAGTACTATGTTGGATCAAACAACAGCATTCAG GGTGCATGTGTCGAGAATGTGTTGGACTCGGTTTTTATGTCACTGCTCCGCGATCCCAATAGGAAGTTTGTATTTGCTGAAATG GCATTTTTCAATCGATGGTGGGTAGAGCAAAGCCCAGAGATTCAAGAAGAAGTGaaaaagctagtagcttctgGCCAGTTTGAATTCAT AAATGGCGGATGGTGTATGCACGACGAGGCAGTGTGCCATTACATAGATATGATCGACCAAACGACCTTAGGACATCAGCTGATAAAGAGTCAGTTCAATATAACCCCGCGAGCTGGATGGCAGATTGATCCATTTGGGCATTCTGCAGTGCAAGCTTATCTTTTCGGGGCTGAG TTAGGTTTCGATTCTGTGCATTTTGCTCGTATTGATTATCAAGACAGAGCAAAACGAAAGGACGACAAGTCTCTCGAGGTTGTATGGCGTGGGTCCAAAACTTTTGGTTCTTCATCTCAG ATATTTACAAATGCATTTCCGGTTCACTATAGTCCACCAGACGGTTTCCATTTTGAAGTGCACGATGACTTTGTTCCAGTCCAG GATAATCCTCTTCTTTTTGACTTGAACGTTGAGCAGCGCGTTAATGATTTTGTGAATGCTGCTCTGATTCAA GCAAATGTAACGCGTACAAATCATATCATGTGGACGATGGGGGATGACTTCCAGTACCAGTATGCCGAGTCTTGGTTCAAGCAAATGGATAAACTAATTCATTATGTCAACAAG GATGGTCGAGTAAATGCTCTATACTCTACCCCGTCAATTTATACTGATGCAAAGCATGCTGCAAATGAGGCCTGGCCCCTGAAAACAGATGATTATTATCC ATATGCAGATCGTGAAAATGCTTATTGGACTGGCTTCTTTACCAGTCGTCCCGCTTTCAAGCGATATGTTCGTATGCTGAGTGGATACTATGTG GCGGCTCGCCAGCTAGAATTTTGGACGGGAAGGAAATCCACCGGTCCTAACACTTACAGTCTAGCAGATGGTCTAGGAATTGTGCAGCACCACGATGCTGTCACTGGTACTGCAAAGCAGCACACGACAGATGACTATGCGAAGCGATTGGCAATTGGAGCTTCAGAG TCGGAAATTGTAGTGAACTCAGCTCTATCGTGCCTGGTAAATTCAAAATCGAACGGCAAATGCAAGGGGGGATCAACATCATCATTTGACCAG TGCCAATTACTCAATATAAGTTATTGCCCGGCAACCGAGGAAGATATAACAGAAGGGAAGAGTTTG GTTATCGTGGCCTATAATTCACTTGGGTGGAAACGCACTGATGTCATCAAGATACCG GTTAATGACGCCGATCTTGTTGTACACGATTCCATGGGAAAGGTCATAGAAGCACAATACATAGAGTTGGATAATGTCACGAGCAACTTGAGAGAATTTTATGTCGAGGCTTATCTAGGAAAGTCACCAAAAAAAGCGCCAAAGTATTGGCTTTTGTTCCCAGTATCTGTGCCACCTCTAGGATTCAATTCTTACTTTGTTTCTAAAGCGTCTCATAAAG GGAGTCGCAATAATGGCTATATTTCAGCCATCGGTCTCGAAAAGAATGAAACTGTTGAAATTGGACCGGGGAATCTGAAACTGTCTTTTTCATTGGCATCCGGACAACTTACAcgtatttttaattcaaaaacaGGG GTGGATATACCGGTGCAGCAAAGCTATCTTTGGTATGCTTCAAGTTCGGGAGGCGAGGATCAACAG CCTTCAGGTGCATATATATTTCGACCAGAGTCATCAACTCCAAATATTGTTTCAAGATCG GTTGAACTAAAGGTCATACGAGGACCCCTGGTCGATGAAGTTCATCAACAATTCAACTCATGGATATCTCAG GTCATTAGAGTTTACAAGGATAAAGAGCATGCTGAATTCGAATTTACT GTCGGGCCAATTCCTACAGATGACAGTGAAGGTAAAGAGGTCATCACAAAAATGACAACTAATATGGTCACCGACAAAGTGTTCTACACTGATTCTAATGGAAGAGATTTTCTCAAAAGG GTTCGAGATTTTAGATCCGACTGGCCCCTCGAAGTTAATCAACCTGTAGCAGGAAACTACTATCCG atCAATCTTGGAATTTACACAGTGGACGATAAATCAGAGTTTTCTGTTCTGGTTGACCGTGCCACTGGAGGAGGCAGTATAGAGGATGGAGAAATAGAACTAATGCTCCATAG GCGAACGATCTATGATGATTCTAGAGGAGTAGGAGAAGCTCTCGATGAGACAGTATGCGTTGGGGGCTTATGCAATGGACTAAGT ATTCGAGGGAACTATTACGTGAGCGTCAACCAACTAGGTGCGGGATCTCACTGGCGTAGAACAACCGGTCAAGAAATCTATTCGCCCCTCCTCTTGGCCTTTGGACACGCA AATCCCGAAGAATGGAAGGCGTCTCACTCGACTAAGGCCACCATGATGGATCCAAACTACAGTTTACCTCCTAATGTCGCCTTAATTACTCTGCAG GAGTTGGCTGATGGAGGCGTACTGCTACGTTTCGCTCATCTATACGAG GCTGGCGAGGATGCTGACTACTCGTCGGTAGCTAAAGTTGAACTCAAGAAGATGTTCCCCGCAAAAAAT ATAAAGGCACTGAAGGAGATGAGCTTGTCTGCAAATCAGCTAAAATCTGAGATGAAGAGAATGAGTTGGAAGGTTGAAGGTGACAAAGGCAAAGAGCCTACTCCTATCCGAGGTGGTCCTGTTGATATGTCAAGTTTAGTAGTTGAGCTGGGTCCAATGGAGATAAGGACTTTTGTGTTGAGTTtttga